A section of the Telopea speciosissima isolate NSW1024214 ecotype Mountain lineage chromosome 3, Tspe_v1, whole genome shotgun sequence genome encodes:
- the LOC122654258 gene encoding 2,4-dichlorophenol 6-monooxygenase-like: MEVPRSMMRFKGFSSTRIKLYPLEHLPRRSFSDLKENFSCNDEVLPVLIVGAGPVGLVLSILLTKLGVKCAVLEKSKTFSQHPQAHFINNRSMEVFRKLNGLAKEIQKLQPPVDSWRKYIYCTSLSGYILGSVDQMQPQDFEQVVSPVSVAHFSQYKLTRLLLKQLENLEFHISNGDGIEELNHRLLRERMVLMGHECVSIKASDHCLTVGASFIKEGKKTERNILCKILVGADGAGSIVRKLMGIGMQGERELQKFLSIHFLSQDLGQYLLHERPGMIFFIFNKDAMGVLVAHDLSQGEFVLQMPFYPPQQNLRDFNSKACEELISKIVGWELGDLNVIDIKPWVMHAEVAEKFVACDNRVILAGDAAHRFPPVGGFGMNTGVQDAHNVAWKIASVLQDISPHSILQTYEMERKPIAIFNARLSVQNFKGSMAVPTALGINPAAANSVHRIINSGMGSILPSGVQRAILAGIFAAGRAQISKSLLNDNNPLGSLRLAKVRRIFDEGKSLRLQFPAEDLGFRYLEGALVPGNYKASHASEAPNGSKRDYVPSAEPGLRLPHMNVRMLPKLSSEEVFSTLDLVSGDKVEFLLIIAPKNESYNLAQAALKVVDGFGVSLKICVMWPPGSVKEIDANKTALMSSKDCIHVEEIRRASPSPSPSPSWWDICQMTDRGAILVRPDEHIAWRTKSEVSDPTSEMENVFSLVLMGKKTCL; this comes from the exons GTGTCAAGTGTGCGGTTTTAGAGAAAAGCAAAACCTTTTCACAACATCCACAAGCGCACTTTATAAATAATCGATCTATGGAG GTGTTCCGCAAATTGAATGGCCTGGCAAAGGAGATCCAAAAGTTGCAGCCACCAGTAGATTCATGGAGGAAGTACATATACTGCACCTCGCTTTCGGGTTATATTCTTGGGTCAGTAGATCAGATGCAACCTCAAG ACTTTGAACAGGTAGTCAGTCCAGTATCTGTTGCACATTTTTCACAGTACAAACTTACTAGGTTACTACTTAAGCAGCTAGAGAATCTTGAATTTCACATTTCTAATGGTGATGGAATTGAAGAACTTAATCATAGACTTCTTCGGGAAAGGATGGTATTGATGGGACATGAGTGTGTTTCGATCAAAGCTTCTGATCATTGTCTTACAGTGGGTGCTTCCTTTATCAAGGAAGGgaagaaaacagaaagaaaTATCCTCTGTAAAATTCTTGTTGGTGCTGATGGTGCTGGAAGCATTGTTAGAAAGCTGATGGGTATAGGTATGCAAGGTGAAAGGGAGTTACAAAAATTTCTCAGCATCCATTTCTTGAGCCAAGACCTTGGACAATACCTACTTCATGAGAGGCCAGGaatgattttctttattttcaataaGGATGCTATGGGGGTTCTTGTTGCACATGATCTCAGCCAAGGTGAATTTGTATTACAG ATGCCCTTCTATCCTCCTCAGCAGAACCTAAGGGATTTCAATTCCAAG GCATGTGAGGAGTTAATCTCCAAAATAGTTGGCTGGGAGCTTGGGGACTTAAATGTGATTGACATAAAGCCATGGGTGATGCATGCTGAAGTTGCTGAGAAGTTTGTTGCCTGTGATAATCGAGTAATACTTGCTGGTGATGCAGCTCATCGTTTTCCTCCTGTTGGTGGTTTTG GAATGAACACTGGTGTCCAGGATGCTCATAACGTGGCATGGAAAATAGCTTCTGTGTTGCAGGATATATCTCCACATTCAATTCTCCAGACTTATGAAATGGAACGCAAGCCG ATTGCTATTTTCAATGCTAGACTAAGTGTTCAGAACTTTAAAGGCTCCATGGCAGTTCCTACTGCTCTTGGTATTAACCCAGCTGCTGCAAATTCTG TACATCGAATAATCAACAGTGGGATGGGTTCCATTCTACCATCTGGCGTACAGAGAGCAATCTTGGCTGGAATCTTTGCTGCTGGTCGTGCACAAATTTCAAAATCTCTTCTGAATGACAATAACCCTCTTGGTTCTTTGAGGCTTGCCAAAGTGAGGCGTATATTTGATGAAGGAAAGAGCCTCCGGCTTCAGTTTCCTGCCGAAGATCTTGGTTTCAG GTATCTTGAAGGAGCGCTTGTTCCTGGGAATTATAAAGCATCACATGCATCTGAAGCACCTAATGGTAGTAAGAGGGACTATGTTCCCTCTGCAGAGCCAGGTTTGCGGTTGCCTCATATGAATGTCAGAATGTTGCCGAAGTTATCAAGTGAG GAGGTTTTTTCTACTTTGGATCTGGTGTCTGGAGATAAAGTTGAGTTTCTTCTCATTATAGCACCAAAGAATGAGTCTTACAACCTTGCTCAAGCTGCTCTCAAGGTGGTAGATGGATTCGGAGTTTCTCTGAAGATATGTGTCATGTGGCCACCTGGTTCTGTAAAGGAAATAGATGCAAATAAAACTGCTTTAATGTCAAGCAAGGATTGTATTCATGTTGAGGAGATTAGGagagcatcaccatcaccatcaccatccccaTCATGGTGGGACATCTGTCAGATGACAGACAGAGGAGCCATTTTAGTTAGACCTGACGAGCACATTGCTTGGCGGACAAAGTCAGAAGTTTCTGATCCTACATCTGAGATGGAAAAtgtattttccttggttttaaTGGGTAAAAAGACCTGTCTTTAG